From Jeotgalibacillus haloalkalitolerans:
GTTCATCCGGATCCAGCAGCCACCCATTTTCAAAGCTGTTCACCCACTCATTATTAATGGCTCCCGGAATATGTCCAGGCACCCGGTCAATCGGTTCGTGGTCACCAATATATCTTGCATAATCCCTCGAATCGATCAGGCAGGCACTCTGCTTTCCGGAAACGACATTTTCAACTTCTTTTCTATCAGCTACAATATCATGACGGATATGAAGATGAAAAGTGGTATTTTTCTCTTCAGGAATTTGATCGGTCACCGGATACTGTTTATCGGTCCACTCTCTGTATCCGCCATTCAGTATATAGACCTGCTCGTGACCTGCATAATGCAGTAACCACCATGCCCGTGCTGCAAATGCGCCGTCACACCTATCATATACAACAACCGGTATCTGATCTGATACACCTGACTGCTCCATCTTACGTTTAAATACCGTTAAATCCGGCAGCGGGTGACGCCCGCCATGCGTTTTTACTTCACCGGACAAATCATGATCCAGGTGCACGTAATAAGATCCCGGAATATGTGACTGACGATATCCCACCATGCCTGATTCAGGTGATTTCAGGTCAAACCTGCAATCCAGAATTGCCATCGGACGCTTTAGTTCGATTTGTTCAAGTAACCATTCAGCTGATACTGCTGCATGCATGCTCATCCCCGCCTTTTTGAATTAATTTTATGACGTGCTTTTTAGGTACCCAGCAATTGAACTTGTAATTGGGCTTTGTTTCATAACCAAGCCTTTTACACTGATAAGTCATTTCCCCTGCCTTATTTCTTTCTGCAAGGAAGTGTATACAGGTGGCACACACGTGATAGCGATCAATTTTCATAGGAAGAAATCCTGTTCAGTGCAGTTTCCAGTCTTAAAGCATATGCTTCAGAATAAAGATTTTTCAGTGCTGAGTCAATTTGAGCTGACAATTCTGCCTGCCAGTTGCTGAACAATACATGTTCGACTCTTGACATTTCGTCCAGGGTCCACTGTGTTAACTGATCAGCCACTCTCTCTATTTCAATAGCTGCCTTGTCCTTAAATTTATCTTCCAGCGCATGCTGCATAAATTTCTTTTCGTTCTTTTCAAAAAAAGATTTAGTATTCTTAAACATTGACTTTTCCTGATTAAAGTCTGATTCATCAAGCTGATCAAATATTTGATTAAACGTCAGAAGTTTTGCAGGTTCAACTTTTATTTCAGGCTTAACCCCTTCCGGAAATAGAATCTTCACCTGGTCCCATATCCGGTTCATTTCTGTTTTGTACAGTTTGGAGATCTGCTGTTCTATTCGATAGTTGACCACTTTGAACTCCTGAGAAAAATCAAAAGAAACCATCTCAATACATTCCTGCATCGCCTGGGATAGTGCAGCTTTATTAGATTTCCCATGAAAGCCTGCAGGGTTAAAAGCCTCTTTAAAGAAATCCGAAAACCTGTAAAACACCCGCTGGTGCACGTAATGAAGTAGTTCTTTTAATTCCTGTTCCGTCTGTGATCTGACACTGTCTCTGTAAAGAGGATCGAAATAGCTGCCAAGGTTTTCTGACAATGCCGAGAGATCAGATTTCCTCTCTGCCTTCTCACATTCATTCGCTCTCATCTGTTTTAGAAGAACCTGCATTCTTTCTACGGTCTGATCATAATAATCAGCAGTATTCTTTTTGACAATCGAATCAAGCTCCTGGTCAATAAACATTGAAAATTCATCCTGAAATTCTGCAAGACCGGAATATTTATCATTTCTTAATGCCTGAAGGCTCGAAACCCCAAATATTTTCGGTTGTTTCACACCAAATGTCTGCAATTGTTTTCTAACATACTGGATAACGTCCTGCTTTTCTTCTTCACTTTCTGCCAGGTCTGCAGCATTCACGATAAAAAACATTTTATCATGCTCGAAGCTTTCTTTAACTCTGCCCATCTGAATCAGGAACTCACGGTCAGCTCTTGCAAACGCATGATTAAAATAAGTAACGAACAGAATCGCATCTGAATTCCTGATGTAATCAAAAGATACGTCTGTGTGTCTGGCATTGACTGAATCTGCTCCAGGCGTATCAACAAGTGTGATCCCATTATCTGAGACTGATGAATCTGTGTAGAGGTCAATTGCCTCTACAAAACAGGATTGGTGCTCATTTGATACAAATCCCTCAAATTCTTCAAACTTCACATGTGCCGTTTTCCCGAGCACTTCTCTATAGTCATCCCACCCTTTAAGAAAGGCACGGATAAAACTTTTTTTCGATTCTGATAAATCTTTATTTTTCTTCAGAACATCCGGGAGTGTATGAGCCATTTCTTCTAAAGACTTTATCTCTATTAAATGCGAAGCTTCCTGCAGATCTTCAAGCAGCTCCGAAGACTGTTTGAAATGGACAATTACCGTCTGATCAGGGTGCTGTTCATCCGGAGGGTATATTCTGTTAATGGAAGCGGTTGTCGGATTTGGAGAAACAGGCAGTATTTTCTCCCCAAGCAATGCATTGGCAAAGCTTGACTTACCTGCACTGAATGCACCAAATAAAGCAACAGTATACTGTTTATTTTTTAATCTTTCAGCCTGAGCAAAAAGCGTTTCTGACTGTTGTTCAAATCCATTTATATCTTTTATCTCATCAGCTAGCTGCAGGCTGTTTCTTAATAAAACTTCTTCATTTAATTCTTCAGCAGGCAATGATTTTGTAATGACCTCATTTTCAGGTGAATTCTCATCACCGGTTATGATGTGGTCAAGATCTGATAACTTTTCCACATTCGCTTCCTCGCTCCATTTGTCCAGCCATTCATCTTTCACTGTCTCGCTGAAGTTAAGCAGGGAGAGCTCATTCACTTTACGTTCCAATTCCTCAATCTGCTTCAGCACATTAACTTTTTTTGTTAAATCAGTGTGTTCTGCTGACTTCCTTACTGCATTTTCTTCTATCTGATCTTCATATGTGTCGAGTATGTTCTCCTTGATGGAAAGCATTTGAGATTTTATCTCTTTTCTGCAGTCCTGTGCAAGTCCGTCACAATAATTAAGAAGTGCTTCACCTGTAAATCCTGCACCGCTCTTTATATTTTGTTTTGCGATAAGAATCGGTTCGGCTATAGAGATTTTTTCTATTTCCCCGCTCCAGCCTGACCGGGAAATACCTGCACGTTCAAGGAACTGATAAAGGATTGTCTTTGCATGCCACACGAGCTGTTCATCAATAATCGCCTTCAGACTTTTATCAAGTTCCGCTTCCCTTGCCTCTTTTTCCTGCTTCGTCTTTTTACCGGAAAACAATCCGCCTGCTTTAAAATTCGGCTGACTGGATTCAAGGAAATTTTCAGCAATGGCTCTGACTTCTGCCGGCATGAGATAACTTGATTGAAGCATTTTGTTCATTTCAGCATCAAAATTTTCTGACCAGTCTTCAAGAGAACCGATGTGACCTGCTTCCAGCTCTTCTGCCTGTCTGTATATCATATCTTTGTTTTCAATATCTTCTTCCGTAACGATCGATGAATAAACTTCCAGTATTTCAGATTTTTCATCTTCCAGAAAAGATTTCAATTCAGACTTTAAAACATCCAGAGAGCTTTTTACAGAATCAATTAACAGCGAATACCTGTTTTCAGTCATATCGGAGATTTCATTTTTTAGCTGACTACTTTGATTTTCAGGGTGTTCAGGCTTTTTTAAAGTGGTGTAAAAAAACTTTTCAGGCATCGCTCCCCAGTCAAAAAACGCTCTTTCTACTGCATTTTTATAAGTTATAAAAGCCAGTTCTTCATCTCTGTGTTTATCAACCTGATTAATCACAGCATAGATTTTTCTGTTATGCATGGACATATGTCTTATGTATTCAAAATTCATTTCTGACTGCACGTGGTTATAATCCATCACGTAAAAAAGCAGGTCAGCAAGGTGAACAGCTGATTCAGTTGACCTTTTATGTGCGTCATCAACCGAATCAATGCCTGGTGTATCAAGGAGTGTAACACCAGCTGGAAGCGTGCTTGAGTTCTTCCAGATATCAATTCTTTTAATGGCCAGTCCTTCTTTTCCCAACTGAACAATAGACGTTTCATCAAGTGGTGGCTCAAGTTCGTATATCTGATTTTCAGCAGTTGTAATTTGTACAGGTTTTTCATCACCCGTATGGAGCGCGATTAGATTTGCACTCGTTGGGATTGGACTTGAGGGCAATAGGTTTTCACCGGTCAGGTGGTTAATCATTGCAGATTTCCCTGCTGAAAAATGCCCGCAAAATGCAATGACGATTTCCTCACGGTGTAACTTTTCTGCCAGGTGAATGGCTTTTTCCGCTCTCTCAGCATCCCCGTAATCGTTGGATTTTAGATAAAATCCAATCAGCTCACTTAATAATTGATCTTTTTGGATGTCAAAATCCGCTTTATTCACATAAACCATTCCTTTTCGACTGTTGATTAGTGCGCGTTCTTATTCATCTATTATTGTATCTGAAAAACAGCTTCTTCAAATAAAATTTAATCATTTTTCAGAAAGATTTTTAAAATCTTTTTTATAAGCAAAAAGTAATGGTATAATAGAATCATTATTTTGCGCTGGAGGTTCATATGAGTACATCTAAAGTAGTAAAAAATTTATTAAATGGAATGATCCACTCTATAAATAAAGTCGTACCGGTGACCATTAAACATAGTAATCCTTCTGTTTTAAATATGCCTTATCAGCAAAATCAGGTCGCGGTATTAATTGGTATGACCGGTGAATTAAAAGGCAATATTTTAATTGACGGCGATAAAAAGCATTTTAGCAGTCTGGGAGAATCAATGTACGGGATGCATCTTGAAGATGATATGCTGATCTCATTTATCGGTGAAGTTGGCAACATGATCGCAGGAAATCTGACAACTTATATCTCTTCAGAGGGTGTAGAAATGGATATTACGCCTCCTTCGGTGATGTCTGGAAGTTCAACGCTTCATAACTTTAAACAGGCTGTTCATTTACCGTTTGAAGCAGCTGGTATTGGCCAATTCTCAATTCTTGTATCTATTCAGAAGTAAGAAAGAGCCTGGGACATAGTGTCTCAGGCTTTTAATGTCGATGCGCTGCGTTTCAGGCGGACGCTTTCCGGACGGAGGTCGCTAAGCCTCCTCGCCTACGGCTGCGGGGTCTCAGCTTCCCTCTATTCGTCCCGGAGTCGCCGCCTAACGCTTCGCTACACTAAGTTAATCACAATTAACATATCTAACTTATTTAGATTGATTGTTTTGTTCTTTTGAAAAGTTTCACGTTTCCCTGCTATGCTTCCATAATGATAAAGCCTTTGTCAGACAATCAAGTACTTAAAATCCATTAATTGTCATACCGCCATCTACAAATAATGTCTGGCCTGTTACGTAACTGCCTGCATCGGATGAAAGGAACAGTGCAGGACCAACAAGCTCCTCCACCTGGCCAACTCTTTTTAATGGGGTAACAGCCAGGATTTCATTTAGATATTCTTCGTCTTCAAGCAGATGTTTTGTTAAAGGGGTTTCAAAGTACCATGGGCCGATTGAATTCACCCTGACACCATGACTTCCCCATTCATAGGCAAGCACTTTGGTCATCTGGATCATGGCAGCTTTTGAAGCTGCATAGACGACGCCTGTTTTCAGTGCTACATGACCTGCAACTGAAGATACAGATAAAATACTCCCGCCGTTAACCTGCTCCTGCATTTTAGCCCCGACAGCCTGTGACATCATAAACGCAGATTTCACATTAGTATCCATAATTTTTATCCATTCTTCCTCAGTCACGTCATTCGCTTTAGACCTGATATTCATTCCGGCATTATTGATCAGAATATCTACCTGGTGATGATCGCTGAATATTCTCTCAACAGTTGCTTTCAGTTCGGTCGTATTTGTAACATCCATCTGGTAGACGGATGCAGTACCTCCCAGATCTTCAATATCACTTTTCACCTGATTCAGCTCTGATTCAGTGCGTGAACAAAGAATAACCTCTGCTCCTGCCAATGAAAAGCCGATCGCCAGGGCACGGCCGATTCCTCTGCCTGCGCCGGTTATAATTGCTTTTTTACCATCCAGTCTGAACGAAGGAAGTTTCATATTCTCTCTCCTTATTTTGCAGATTCAAGGTTATAAAGCGCAGCATATTTTTCCTGCAGGTATTTGATGAGATAGTCTGCATTCAGCCCTTCTCCGGTAGCTTCCTGTAAAATATCAAGCGGTTTTTTAGTTTTGCCGAAACGGTGAACTTTTTCAGTCATCCAGTTTTTAATTGGTGCGATATCACCACTTGCGATATATTCATCAAACCCCGGAAGGTCCTTTAACATAGCGTGCTTGAATTGAGCCGCATACATGTATCCCAGTGCATAAGATGGGAAATAACCAAAAGAGCCGCCTGACCAGTGGACGTCCTGTAAAATACCTTCTGCATCATTCGATGGCACTATACCCAGGTATTCCTTATACTTCTGATTCCACACATCCGGCAGTTCAGCAACCTCATAGTCAGCATTGAAAAGACCTTTTTCAATTTCATATCTGATCATAATGTGCAGCGCATAGGTCAGTTCATCTGCATCCACTCTGATCAGGGAAGGTTTTGATTCATTAATTCCTGATAAAAAGTCTTCTACCGAAACATCATTGAACTGTTCAGGGGAATACTCCTTCAGCGCTGGGAGGTGACGGCGCCAGAATTCAGGATGTCTTCCAACAAAATTTTCCATAAACAATGATTGAGATTCATGAATCCCCATTGAGGTCCCGCCGCTTAGTGGTGTTCCATTTAATGCAGGATCAATATTCTGCTCATACAGTGCATGACCGCATTCATGTATCGTTCCAAAAATCGCTCCGCGGAAATCATTTTCATCATAGCGCGTCGTGATCCTGACATCCCCGGTATTCAGTCCTGTTGCAAACGGGTGAACCGTTTCATCAAGTCTTCCGGCTTCAAAATCATAACCGAGTTCCTTCAGGACATGTACACTGAATTCACGCTGTGCATCTTTTGGGAAATGCTGATAGATAAAGGATGTTTCAGGTTTAACATCGGAAGCCTCAATTCCCTTAACAAGCGGAACGATTGCTTCACGTACTTTGCCAAACACTTCATCTAAGACTTCGACGGTTACACCCGGTTCGTACATATCAAGGAGTGTATTATAAGGATTTCCTTCATATCCCCAATACTCTATAAATCGTCTTGTTGTATCAACAAGCTCCTTCAAATATGGCTCAAATAATGAAAAGTCAGATTTTTCACGGGCTTCTTCCCAGACATTTTCAGCTTTTGATTTCAAAACAACATATTTTTTAAATTCATCTTCAGGAATTTTTCTATTACGGTTAAACTCTTTTTCGCATTCCTCAAGCATTTTCACAGTGAGTTCATCCAGCTCACTCTTATGATTATTTAACTCCTGTATGTATTCAGCCATCTGATCTGATGTAGACATGTTAAATACTTCAGATGACAAAGTACCAATTACTTCTGAGCGCTGTTCAATTGCTTTTTTAGGTGCGCCTGTACGTAAGTCCCAGAATATTAACCCTAATGCTTCCTCATATGCAGAGATTTTATTCAAATGAGTAATAAAATCCTTTTTTACTGTTTCTAATGTCAAGGTGATCCCTCCAGTCATTTTTCATTCTTTATCTTATCATACTTTTCTGAAAAAATAATGAATCTATTTCGGGA
This genomic window contains:
- a CDS encoding sulfurtransferase, with the protein product MHAAVSAEWLLEQIELKRPMAILDCRFDLKSPESGMVGYRQSHIPGSYYVHLDHDLSGEVKTHGGRHPLPDLTVFKRKMEQSGVSDQIPVVVYDRCDGAFAARAWWLLHYAGHEQVYILNGGYREWTDKQYPVTDQIPEEKNTTFHLHIRHDIVADRKEVENVVSGKQSACLIDSRDYARYIGDHEPIDRVPGHIPGAINNEWVNSFENGWLLDPDEQAKRFSEWDKKQPLIVYCGSGVTACPNYIALKQAGFKEVKLYPGSYSDWVSYDDHEIELGDATHIGQHHRK
- a CDS encoding SDR family NAD(P)-dependent oxidoreductase; its protein translation is MKLPSFRLDGKKAIITGAGRGIGRALAIGFSLAGAEVILCSRTESELNQVKSDIEDLGGTASVYQMDVTNTTELKATVERIFSDHHQVDILINNAGMNIRSKANDVTEEEWIKIMDTNVKSAFMMSQAVGAKMQEQVNGGSILSVSSVAGHVALKTGVVYAASKAAMIQMTKVLAYEWGSHGVRVNSIGPWYFETPLTKHLLEDEEYLNEILAVTPLKRVGQVEELVGPALFLSSDAGSYVTGQTLFVDGGMTINGF
- a CDS encoding chemotaxis protein CheX, translating into MSTSKVVKNLLNGMIHSINKVVPVTIKHSNPSVLNMPYQQNQVAVLIGMTGELKGNILIDGDKKHFSSLGESMYGMHLEDDMLISFIGEVGNMIAGNLTTYISSEGVEMDITPPSVMSGSSTLHNFKQAVHLPFEAAGIGQFSILVSIQK
- a CDS encoding carboxypeptidase M32, which codes for MTGGITLTLETVKKDFITHLNKISAYEEALGLIFWDLRTGAPKKAIEQRSEVIGTLSSEVFNMSTSDQMAEYIQELNNHKSELDELTVKMLEECEKEFNRNRKIPEDEFKKYVVLKSKAENVWEEAREKSDFSLFEPYLKELVDTTRRFIEYWGYEGNPYNTLLDMYEPGVTVEVLDEVFGKVREAIVPLVKGIEASDVKPETSFIYQHFPKDAQREFSVHVLKELGYDFEAGRLDETVHPFATGLNTGDVRITTRYDENDFRGAIFGTIHECGHALYEQNIDPALNGTPLSGGTSMGIHESQSLFMENFVGRHPEFWRRHLPALKEYSPEQFNDVSVEDFLSGINESKPSLIRVDADELTYALHIMIRYEIEKGLFNADYEVAELPDVWNQKYKEYLGIVPSNDAEGILQDVHWSGGSFGYFPSYALGYMYAAQFKHAMLKDLPGFDEYIASGDIAPIKNWMTEKVHRFGKTKKPLDILQEATGEGLNADYLIKYLQEKYAALYNLESAK
- a CDS encoding dynamin family protein; this translates as MNKADFDIQKDQLLSELIGFYLKSNDYGDAERAEKAIHLAEKLHREEIVIAFCGHFSAGKSAMINHLTGENLLPSSPIPTSANLIALHTGDEKPVQITTAENQIYELEPPLDETSIVQLGKEGLAIKRIDIWKNSSTLPAGVTLLDTPGIDSVDDAHKRSTESAVHLADLLFYVMDYNHVQSEMNFEYIRHMSMHNRKIYAVINQVDKHRDEELAFITYKNAVERAFFDWGAMPEKFFYTTLKKPEHPENQSSQLKNEISDMTENRYSLLIDSVKSSLDVLKSELKSFLEDEKSEILEVYSSIVTEEDIENKDMIYRQAEELEAGHIGSLEDWSENFDAEMNKMLQSSYLMPAEVRAIAENFLESSQPNFKAGGLFSGKKTKQEKEAREAELDKSLKAIIDEQLVWHAKTILYQFLERAGISRSGWSGEIEKISIAEPILIAKQNIKSGAGFTGEALLNYCDGLAQDCRKEIKSQMLSIKENILDTYEDQIEENAVRKSAEHTDLTKKVNVLKQIEELERKVNELSLLNFSETVKDEWLDKWSEEANVEKLSDLDHIITGDENSPENEVITKSLPAEELNEEVLLRNSLQLADEIKDINGFEQQSETLFAQAERLKNKQYTVALFGAFSAGKSSFANALLGEKILPVSPNPTTASINRIYPPDEQHPDQTVIVHFKQSSELLEDLQEASHLIEIKSLEEMAHTLPDVLKKNKDLSESKKSFIRAFLKGWDDYREVLGKTAHVKFEEFEGFVSNEHQSCFVEAIDLYTDSSVSDNGITLVDTPGADSVNARHTDVSFDYIRNSDAILFVTYFNHAFARADREFLIQMGRVKESFEHDKMFFIVNAADLAESEEEKQDVIQYVRKQLQTFGVKQPKIFGVSSLQALRNDKYSGLAEFQDEFSMFIDQELDSIVKKNTADYYDQTVERMQVLLKQMRANECEKAERKSDLSALSENLGSYFDPLYRDSVRSQTEQELKELLHYVHQRVFYRFSDFFKEAFNPAGFHGKSNKAALSQAMQECIEMVSFDFSQEFKVVNYRIEQQISKLYKTEMNRIWDQVKILFPEGVKPEIKVEPAKLLTFNQIFDQLDESDFNQEKSMFKNTKSFFEKNEKKFMQHALEDKFKDKAAIEIERVADQLTQWTLDEMSRVEHVLFSNWQAELSAQIDSALKNLYSEAYALRLETALNRISSYEN